Proteins from one Kazachstania africana CBS 2517 chromosome 1, complete genome genomic window:
- the ATP2 gene encoding F1F0 ATP synthase subunit beta (similar to Saccharomyces cerevisiae ATP2 (YJR121W); ancestral locus Anc_7.507): MALVGLYRTAATRAALRTFNYAVMGRSMATAAAANNQSIGKIKAVIGAVVDVQFDQNKLPAILNALEVKTSNDSRLVLEVAQHLGEDTVRTIAMDGTEGLVRGEKVIDTGSPISVPVGRETLGRIINVIGEPIDERGPINSKLRKPIHADPPSFAEQSTSAEVLETGIKVVDLLAPYARGGKIGLFGGAGVGKTVFIQELINNIAKAHGGFSVFTGVGERTREGNDLYREMKETGVINLEGESKVALVFGQMNEPPGARARVALTGLTIAEYFRDEEGQDVLLFIDNIFRFTQAGSEVSALLGRIPSAVGYQPTLATDMGLLQERITTTKKGSVTSVQAVYVPADDLTDPAPATTFAHLDATTVLSRSISELGIYPAVDPLDSKSRLLDAAVVGQEHYNVATKVQETLQTYKSLQDIIAILGMDELSEQDKLTVERARKIQRFLSQPFAVAEVFTGIPGKLVRLKDTIASFKAVLDGKYDDIPENAFYMVGGIEDVVAKAEKLAAEAK, encoded by the coding sequence ATGGCATTGGTGGGACTATACAGGACAGCAGCTACACGAGCTGCGCTTCGAACTTTCAATTATGCTGTAATGGGAAGGTCGATGGCAACTGCAGCAGCAGCCAATAACCAATCAATAGGGAAAATTAAAGCTGTAATTGGTGCCGTCGTTGATGTGCAATTTGATCAGAACAAGTTACCAGCTATCTTAAATGCATTGGAAGTGAAAACATCGAACGATAGTAGATTAGTGTTAGAAGTAGCACAGCATCTAGGAGAGGATACTGTAAGGACAATTGCTATGGATGGTACGGAAGGTTTAGTTCGTGGGGAAAAAGTGATCGACACAGGATCTCCTATATCTGTACCAGTGGGGAGAGAAACACTAGGTAGAATTATAAATGTAATTGGTGAACCAATTGATGAGAGAGGACCaattaattcaaaattgagGAAACCAATTCATGCCGACCCTCCTTCATTTGCCGAGCAGTCCACTTCAGCAGAAGTCTTAGAAACAGGTATTAAAGTCGTAGATCTATTGGCACCATATGCTAGGGGTGGTAAAATTGGCCTATTCGGTGGTGCTGGTGTTGGTAAAACCGTCTTTATCCAAGAATTAATCAATAATATCGCAAAAGCTCATGGTGGGTTTTCAGTTTTCACTGGTGTCGGTGAAAGAACTAGAGAAGGTAACGATCTTTATAGAGAAATGAAGGAAACTGGGGTCATCAACTTAGAAGGTGAATCAAAAGTTGCTTTGGTCTTCGGTCAAATGAATGAACCTCCAGGAGCAAGAGCAAGAGTCGCTTTAACTGGGTTGACTATCGCTGAATATTTCAGGGATGAAGAAGGTCAAGATGTGCTGTTGTTCATTGACAATATCTTCAGGTTCACACAGGCTGGTTCCGAAGTTTCTGCCCTACTAGGCCGTATCCCATCAGCTGTCGGTTATCAGCCGACTTTGGCAACCGATATGGGTCTTCTACAGGAAAGAATTACGACTACCAAAAAGGGTTCAGTTACTTCAGTTCAAGCAGTTTATGTCCCCGCTGATGATTTAACCGATCCTGCTCCAGCCACAACTTTTGCTCATTTAGATGCCACGACGGTCTTATCTAGAAGTATCTCCGAATTAGGTATTTATCCTGCAGTGGACCCACtagattcaaaatcaagacTATTGGATGCCGCTGTTGTTGGACAAGAACACTACAACGTAGCCACCAAAGTGCAGGAAACGTTACAAACTTACAAGTCTCTACAAGATATTATCGCTATTTTAGGTATGGATGAATTATCAGAACAAGATAAATTGACTGTTGAAAGAGCAAGAAAGATACAAAGATTTTTGTCGCAGCCTTTTGCCGTGGCAGAAGTCTTTACTGGTATTCCAGGCAAACTGGTTAGGCTAAAAGATACAATTGCTTCATTCAAAGCTGTTTTAGATGGTAAATATGACGATATTCCTGAAAATGCCTTCTACATGGTGGGTGGCATCGAAGATGTGGTAGCAAAGGCTGAAAAACTCGCTGCTGAAGCTAAATGA